In Topomyia yanbarensis strain Yona2022 chromosome 2, ASM3024719v1, whole genome shotgun sequence, one DNA window encodes the following:
- the LOC131678956 gene encoding reticulon-1-A-like — protein sequence MPKPVKASCSKPADQCIQAEKLFKQFGLDAWFKPEKLHPKVESLIYWCDVKKSAIVFGSGLTILLTMSLISVVSYVSLLVLFGTVSFRIYKNVLQAVQKTSEGHPFKEYLEFDLTLSQEKVQQLTTVAVAHANALLSELRRLFLVEDVIDSIKFGVVLYCLAYIGAIFNGMTCVIIVFVALFTLPKIYENNKQSIDAYLELVRSKILEIIEKLITFFDLSLRLSITSTIQLFFNDLHFWLRAKMPIRPDLHQKCTIRKL from the exons ATGCCGAAACCGGTAAAAGCTTCTTGCAGTAAACCTGCTGACCAGTGTATACAGGCGGAGAAATTATTCAAGCAGTTTGGTTTGGATGCTTGGTTCAAGCCGGAGAAATTGCACCCGAAAGTGGAATCCCTGATCTACTGGTGCGATGTTAAGAAATCAGCAATCGTGTTCGGCAGTGGCCTAACAATCTTACTCACCATGTCGCTAATTTC CGTTGTCTCGTACGTTTCGCTGTTGGTCCTGTTCGGAACCGTTTCGTTCCGAATTTACAAGAACGTGCTTCAGGCCGTACAAAAGACCTCCGAAGGACACCCGTTCAAAGAATACCTGGAATTTGATTTGACCCTATCGCAGGAGAAAGTACAGCAGCTGACCACGGTTGCGGTAGCGCATGCCAACGCTCTGCTGTCGGAGTTACGCCGTCTGTTCCTGGTGGAAGATGTAATCGATTCTATCAAGTTTGGCGTTGTCCTTTACTGCTTAGCCTATATCGGTGCCATTTTCAACGGAATGACGTGTGTCATCATTGTATTCGTTGCACTATTCACCTTGCCAAAGATCTACGAAAATAACAAGCAGTCGATTGACGCTTACTTGGAACTGGTCAGAAGCAAAATTCTGGAAATcatcgaaaaattaattacattcTTTGATTTGTCTTTAAGACTCAGCATCActagtacaattcaattgtttttcaatgatttgcATTTTTGGCTTAGGGCAAAAATGCCGATCAGACCGGATCTACACCAAAAATGTACTATAAGGAAACTATGA
- the LOC131678952 gene encoding protein rigor mortis-like isoform X1 — MDMNTDGFVVPNMQAWFRQNSFMCTPDNGLLYQSRADINYIAPLVNGQLPKVRIINAKTTIKALACSPDWTEGREFATYDDQHAIQVWDLDKGESVKGHKGHQHWVSSRSEKNIEVNSAICYTHAQKIVSVDHSVLIVYCLVTNSYKTYADFFRENSVIVVLSPCPYERDIFAAGLKNGLIKIVSLHKMTVLYNLRGHDKEIVSLDWMKVSVLSKPPAENWRREERPKKEARKKRDKKVEESPKPTDTSTPAVDTSDIFDIYEYNEQEEEFGTIVDRTTSTFDQRDRYRENIHTTEGFNFLEACQNLKEDIIKAKQEDEAAEDESGQPADDETEGAHALNTDDENELDEAEKLRDFIIVDGEGKEKRKSGSEEESEEEQKEEGTPRIVLASSSRENIIHFWNYYSGVSIDKVSLPNSNVSKRLCPGTFITAVWLNESKIVANSITGNVFEWKVSFYFQGPSIRMKATRSLKHYPVDAAIYVVRAMGPIADYDPKVRYIWCQSLNRKFLAVSTSEKPEIVADLACLAIGNTCVVENPMESTVLAIGCTDRRLVTLNLASMAYNEVTGVPFMNKVSSKVTALDWHPERENIIAFGTSEGRVGMLDTNNQINVPVLLPSFLSTDVYSLKWSEITDDMRVRQTVLFATGKAKMAYYKMKPGKHEMIEMHQCGMVSSVSASEQYLFVGTQDGFVYVNDLSKNLAQLYRRSITRRYITSMQFKDNILAVASNENSIRLIDFSSTIDDNVDDNIRLLDGHSKGVCCLRWGYGDSKLLVSGGFDSSVRVWDTINRSCIAVYNSVDSVYCAIFSPINENIIILTGKGTTLAFIDYTKHPPLDKSTVKKPKQPQWGVNSEGAASKKKGRDRTRITKCTEQLDSLRLSGEAAEEKVEPTTRSEESKEEEEKFEKTDAQVDELADQLKQVKFKEIKPIQLKSNVPTTFHLSNREINKPIDVLECIIRVANFKEPDDDEDQVDEDGDASEKVEPKSDEPKYFNEKLFTSEKNLRDLIAEETKNHHDGRTSSIGTILLPQIGFRLKEEIVERIASRTLTDQLVALAPSISYEFWRKCCEAYGYQFLEKQYALASIPYFLASHKITEAIDYLCKHKFFREAWAICKLRKDSDDPIRAQVSTEWAQYLETVGNLEGAALVWTAAKQYKNAIAALSKRKEITEHMQRAIDELNAKLQEAAE; from the exons ATGGATATGAATACAGATGGCTTTGTGGTGCCGAACATGCAAGCATGGTTTCGGCAGAACAGTTTCATGTGCACACCGGACAATGGACTACTCTACCAGTCACGGGCTGACATAAACTACATTGCTCCACTGGTCAACGGACAGCTTCCTAAGGTTCGCATCATCAACGCTAAAACAAC AATCAAAGCGCTCGCTTGCTCTCCAGATTGGACAGAGGGCCGAGAGTTCGCCACCTATGATGATCAACACGCGATCCAAGTTTGGGATCTTGACAAGGGAGAATCGGTGAAAGGTCACAAAGGACACCAGCACTGGGTGTCCTCGCGTTCGGAGAAAAACATCGAGGTTAACTCTGCTATTTGCTACACCCACGCACAGAAAATAGTTTCGGTTGATCATTCGGTTTTGATTGTATATTGCCTGGTCACCAACAGCTACAAGACATACGCCGATTTCTTTCGCGAGAATTCCGTAATCGTAGTTCTTTCACCGTGCCCGTACGAACGAGACATTTTTGCAGCCGGATTAAAAAACGGCTTAATTAAGATTGTCTCCCTACATAAAATGACAGTATTGTACAATTTGCGCGGACACGATAAGGAAATTGTTTCACTGGATTGGATGAAGGTGAGTGTGCTATCGAAGCCACCCGCGGAAAACTGGAGAAGAGAGGAGCGGCCGAAGAAAGAAGCTCGCAAGAAGAGAGACAAGAAAGTGGAAG AAAGTCCAAAACCAACAGACACATCCACGCCGGCGGTCGACACTTCAGACATATTCGACATTTACGAGTACAACGAGCAGGAAGAAGAATTCGGAACAATAGTGGATCGGACTACCTCAACATTCGATCAGAGAGATCGTTACCGGGAAAACATACACACAACGGAGGGCTTTAATTTTTTGGAAGCTTGCCAGAATTTGAAGGAGGACATAATCAAAGCCAAACAGGAAGATGAGGCGGCGGAAGATGAAAGCGGTCAACCCGCGGATGATGAAACGGAAGGAGCGCACGCTTTGAATACGGACGACGAAAACGAACTGGACGAGGCGGAAAAGTTGAGAGATTTTATTATCGTTGATGGCGAAGGAAAAGAGAAACGCAAAAGTGGCTCGGAAGAGGAATCGGAGGAAGAACAGAAGGAGGAAGGAACGCCTCGGATTGTACTGGCGAGTAGCAGCCGGGAGAACATTATTCACTTTTGGAACTACTACTCTGGAGTGTCCATCGATAAGGTGTCTCTTCCGAACAGCAATGTGAGCAAACGCCTGTGTCCGGGGACATTTATTACGGCGGTGTGGTTGAATGAGTCGAAAATTGTAGCCAATAGTATTACAGGAAACGTTTTCGAGTGGAAGGTTTCGTTCTACTTTCAAGGGCCGTCAATCAG AATGAAAGCAACTCGAAGTCTAAAGCACTATCCCGTAGATGCAGCGATTTATGTTGTGCGGGCCATGGGCCCCATTGCCGATTATGATCCGAAAGTGAGATACATTTGGTGTCAGTCACTCAATCGGAAATTTTTGGCTGTTTCCACATCGGAGAAGCCGGAAATCGTAGCAGATTTGGCCTGCCTTGCTATTGGAAATACGTGCGTGGTTGAAAACCCTATGGAATCGACCGT GTTGGCAATTGGTTGTACCGATCGAAGACTGGTTACGCTGAACCTTGCAAGCATGGCTTACAACGAGGTTACCGGTGTGCCTTTCATGAACAAAGTAAGCAGTAAAGTTACTGCGCTCGATTGGCACCCGGAACGGGAGAATATAATTGCGTTCGGAACTTCCGAAGGTAGAGTGGGCATGCTCGATACGAACAACCAAATAAACGTGCCGGTACTGTTACCCTCCTTTCTTTCGACTGACGTGTACAGTCTGAAGTGGAGTGAGATTACCGATGATATGCGGGTACGGCAGACGGTGCTGTTCGCAACCGGCAAGGCCAAGATGGCGTACTATAAGATGAAGCCGGGAAAGCATG AGATGATCGAGATGCATCAGTGCGGCATGGTTTCGAGTGTGTCGGCTTCGGAGCAGTACCTGTTTGTTGGCACCCAGGATGGCTTTGTGTACGTCAACGATCTCAGCAAGAATCTCGCACAGTTGTACCGCCGCAGCATCACCCGTCGCTACATCACCTCGATGCAGTTTAAGGACAATATTTTGGCCGTTGCATCGAATGAAAACAGTATTAGGCTTATCGATTTCAGTAGTACGATTGACG aTAACGTTGACGACAACATCAGGCTGCTGGATGGCCACAGTAAAGGCGTTTGCTGCCTACGGTGGGGTTACGGTGATAGCAAACTTCTGGTGTCGGGTGGCTTTGACAGCAGTGTCCGCGTGTGGGACACGATCAACCGCAGTTGTATAGCGGTATACAACAGTGTTGATTCCGTGTATTGCGCCATATTTTCGCCGATCAATGAAAACATCATCATTTTGACCGGCAAGGGAACAACGTTGGCGTTCATTGACTACACAAAGCATCCTCCGTTGGATAAATCTACAGTAAAGA AGCCAAAGCAACCGCAATGGGGGGTTAATTCCGAGGGCGCGGCCAGCAAAAAGAAAGGCAGAGATAGAACACGCATTACTAAATGTACTGAACAACTCGACTCACTTCGACTTTCAGGCGAAGCTGCAGAAGAGAAGGTTGAACCGACCACACGTTCTGAAGAAAGTAAGGAAGAAGAAGAAAAGTTCGAGAAGACTGacgcacaggtagacgagctggCCGATCAGTTGAAGCAGGTTAAGTTCAAAGAAATCAAGCCAATTCAACTGAAGAGCAATGTTCCGACGACGTTTCATTTGTCGAATCGAGAGATTAACAAACCTATCGATGTGCTCGAATGCATCATAAGAGTGGCTAATTTCAAAGAGCCAGACGACGACGAAGATCAGGTTGATGAAGATGGCGACGCATCCGAGAAAGTGGAACCAAAGTCTGATGAACCGAAGTATTTTAACGAGAAGTTGTTCACCTCAGAGAAGAACCTACGGGACTTGATAGCGGAGGAAA CTAAAAATCATCACGATGGTCGAACTTCATCGATAGGGACGATTCTGTTGCCTCAGATCGGATTTAGATTGAAGGAAGAGATCGTCGAAAGGATTGCGTCCAGAACGCTTACGGATCAGCTCGTGGCACTAGCTCCGTCAATTTCCTATGA ATTTTGGCGCAAATGTTGCGAAGCCTACGGATATCAATTCCTGGAGAAACAATACGCGCTTGCGTCAATTCCATACTTCTTGGCTAGTCATAAG ATAACCGAAGCCATTGATTACCTATGCAAGCACAAGTTCTTCCGCGAGGCGTGGGCCATCTGCAAACTACGCAAAGACAGTGACGATCCAATTCGCGCACAGGTGTCCACCGAGTGGGCACAGTATTTGGAAACTGTCGGTAACCTTGAGGGAGCTGCCCTCGT TTGGACTGCGGCAAAACAATACAAAAACGCTATTGCAGCTCTATCCAAGCGAAAGGAAATAACCGAACATATGCAACGTGCCATAGATGAACTGAACGCGAAGCTACAAGAAGCTGCTGAGTGA
- the LOC131678952 gene encoding protein rigor mortis-like isoform X2 — MDMNTDGFVVPNMQAWFRQNSFMCTPDNGLLYQSRADINYIAPLVNGQLPKVRIINAKTTIKALACSPDWTEGREFATYDDQHAIQVWDLDKGESVKGHKGHQHWVSSRSEKNIEVNSAICYTHAQKIVSVDHSVLIVYCLVTNSYKTYADFFRENSVIVVLSPCPYERDIFAAGLKNGLIKIVSLHKMTVLYNLRGHDKEIVSLDWMKVSVLSKPPAENWRREERPKKEARKKRDKKVEESPKPTDTSTPAVDTSDIFDIYEYNEQEEEFGTIVDRTTSTFDQRDRYRENIHTTEGFNFLEACQNLKEDIIKAKQEDEAAEDESGQPADDETEGAHALNTDDENELDEAEKLRDFIIVDGEGKEKRKSGSEEESEEEQKEEGTPRIVLASSSRENIIHFWNYYSGVSIDKVSLPNSNVSKRLCPGTFITAVWLNESKIVANSITGNVFEWKVSFYFQGPSIRMKATRSLKHYPVDAAIYVVRAMGPIADYDPKVRYIWCQSLNRKFLAVSTSEKPEIVADLACLAIGNTCVVENPMESTVLAIGCTDRRLVTLNLASMAYNEVTGVPFMNKVSSKVTALDWHPERENIIAFGTSEGRVGMLDTNNQINVPVLLPSFLSTDVYSLKWSEITDDMRVRQTVLFATGKAKMAYYKMKPGKHEMIEMHQCGMVSSVSASEQYLFVGTQDGFVYVNDLSKNLAQLYRRSITRRYITSMQFKDNILAVASNENSIRLIDFSSTIDDNVDDNIRLLDGHSKGVCCLRWGYGDSKLLVSGGFDSSVRVWDTINRSCIAVYNSVDSVYCAIFSPINENIIILTGKGTTLAFIDYTKHPPLDKSTVKSEAAEEKVEPTTRSEESKEEEEKFEKTDAQVDELADQLKQVKFKEIKPIQLKSNVPTTFHLSNREINKPIDVLECIIRVANFKEPDDDEDQVDEDGDASEKVEPKSDEPKYFNEKLFTSEKNLRDLIAEETKNHHDGRTSSIGTILLPQIGFRLKEEIVERIASRTLTDQLVALAPSISYEFWRKCCEAYGYQFLEKQYALASIPYFLASHKITEAIDYLCKHKFFREAWAICKLRKDSDDPIRAQVSTEWAQYLETVGNLEGAALVWTAAKQYKNAIAALSKRKEITEHMQRAIDELNAKLQEAAE, encoded by the exons ATGGATATGAATACAGATGGCTTTGTGGTGCCGAACATGCAAGCATGGTTTCGGCAGAACAGTTTCATGTGCACACCGGACAATGGACTACTCTACCAGTCACGGGCTGACATAAACTACATTGCTCCACTGGTCAACGGACAGCTTCCTAAGGTTCGCATCATCAACGCTAAAACAAC AATCAAAGCGCTCGCTTGCTCTCCAGATTGGACAGAGGGCCGAGAGTTCGCCACCTATGATGATCAACACGCGATCCAAGTTTGGGATCTTGACAAGGGAGAATCGGTGAAAGGTCACAAAGGACACCAGCACTGGGTGTCCTCGCGTTCGGAGAAAAACATCGAGGTTAACTCTGCTATTTGCTACACCCACGCACAGAAAATAGTTTCGGTTGATCATTCGGTTTTGATTGTATATTGCCTGGTCACCAACAGCTACAAGACATACGCCGATTTCTTTCGCGAGAATTCCGTAATCGTAGTTCTTTCACCGTGCCCGTACGAACGAGACATTTTTGCAGCCGGATTAAAAAACGGCTTAATTAAGATTGTCTCCCTACATAAAATGACAGTATTGTACAATTTGCGCGGACACGATAAGGAAATTGTTTCACTGGATTGGATGAAGGTGAGTGTGCTATCGAAGCCACCCGCGGAAAACTGGAGAAGAGAGGAGCGGCCGAAGAAAGAAGCTCGCAAGAAGAGAGACAAGAAAGTGGAAG AAAGTCCAAAACCAACAGACACATCCACGCCGGCGGTCGACACTTCAGACATATTCGACATTTACGAGTACAACGAGCAGGAAGAAGAATTCGGAACAATAGTGGATCGGACTACCTCAACATTCGATCAGAGAGATCGTTACCGGGAAAACATACACACAACGGAGGGCTTTAATTTTTTGGAAGCTTGCCAGAATTTGAAGGAGGACATAATCAAAGCCAAACAGGAAGATGAGGCGGCGGAAGATGAAAGCGGTCAACCCGCGGATGATGAAACGGAAGGAGCGCACGCTTTGAATACGGACGACGAAAACGAACTGGACGAGGCGGAAAAGTTGAGAGATTTTATTATCGTTGATGGCGAAGGAAAAGAGAAACGCAAAAGTGGCTCGGAAGAGGAATCGGAGGAAGAACAGAAGGAGGAAGGAACGCCTCGGATTGTACTGGCGAGTAGCAGCCGGGAGAACATTATTCACTTTTGGAACTACTACTCTGGAGTGTCCATCGATAAGGTGTCTCTTCCGAACAGCAATGTGAGCAAACGCCTGTGTCCGGGGACATTTATTACGGCGGTGTGGTTGAATGAGTCGAAAATTGTAGCCAATAGTATTACAGGAAACGTTTTCGAGTGGAAGGTTTCGTTCTACTTTCAAGGGCCGTCAATCAG AATGAAAGCAACTCGAAGTCTAAAGCACTATCCCGTAGATGCAGCGATTTATGTTGTGCGGGCCATGGGCCCCATTGCCGATTATGATCCGAAAGTGAGATACATTTGGTGTCAGTCACTCAATCGGAAATTTTTGGCTGTTTCCACATCGGAGAAGCCGGAAATCGTAGCAGATTTGGCCTGCCTTGCTATTGGAAATACGTGCGTGGTTGAAAACCCTATGGAATCGACCGT GTTGGCAATTGGTTGTACCGATCGAAGACTGGTTACGCTGAACCTTGCAAGCATGGCTTACAACGAGGTTACCGGTGTGCCTTTCATGAACAAAGTAAGCAGTAAAGTTACTGCGCTCGATTGGCACCCGGAACGGGAGAATATAATTGCGTTCGGAACTTCCGAAGGTAGAGTGGGCATGCTCGATACGAACAACCAAATAAACGTGCCGGTACTGTTACCCTCCTTTCTTTCGACTGACGTGTACAGTCTGAAGTGGAGTGAGATTACCGATGATATGCGGGTACGGCAGACGGTGCTGTTCGCAACCGGCAAGGCCAAGATGGCGTACTATAAGATGAAGCCGGGAAAGCATG AGATGATCGAGATGCATCAGTGCGGCATGGTTTCGAGTGTGTCGGCTTCGGAGCAGTACCTGTTTGTTGGCACCCAGGATGGCTTTGTGTACGTCAACGATCTCAGCAAGAATCTCGCACAGTTGTACCGCCGCAGCATCACCCGTCGCTACATCACCTCGATGCAGTTTAAGGACAATATTTTGGCCGTTGCATCGAATGAAAACAGTATTAGGCTTATCGATTTCAGTAGTACGATTGACG aTAACGTTGACGACAACATCAGGCTGCTGGATGGCCACAGTAAAGGCGTTTGCTGCCTACGGTGGGGTTACGGTGATAGCAAACTTCTGGTGTCGGGTGGCTTTGACAGCAGTGTCCGCGTGTGGGACACGATCAACCGCAGTTGTATAGCGGTATACAACAGTGTTGATTCCGTGTATTGCGCCATATTTTCGCCGATCAATGAAAACATCATCATTTTGACCGGCAAGGGAACAACGTTGGCGTTCATTGACTACACAAAGCATCCTCCGTTGGATAAATCTACAGTAAAGA GCGAAGCTGCAGAAGAGAAGGTTGAACCGACCACACGTTCTGAAGAAAGTAAGGAAGAAGAAGAAAAGTTCGAGAAGACTGacgcacaggtagacgagctggCCGATCAGTTGAAGCAGGTTAAGTTCAAAGAAATCAAGCCAATTCAACTGAAGAGCAATGTTCCGACGACGTTTCATTTGTCGAATCGAGAGATTAACAAACCTATCGATGTGCTCGAATGCATCATAAGAGTGGCTAATTTCAAAGAGCCAGACGACGACGAAGATCAGGTTGATGAAGATGGCGACGCATCCGAGAAAGTGGAACCAAAGTCTGATGAACCGAAGTATTTTAACGAGAAGTTGTTCACCTCAGAGAAGAACCTACGGGACTTGATAGCGGAGGAAA CTAAAAATCATCACGATGGTCGAACTTCATCGATAGGGACGATTCTGTTGCCTCAGATCGGATTTAGATTGAAGGAAGAGATCGTCGAAAGGATTGCGTCCAGAACGCTTACGGATCAGCTCGTGGCACTAGCTCCGTCAATTTCCTATGA ATTTTGGCGCAAATGTTGCGAAGCCTACGGATATCAATTCCTGGAGAAACAATACGCGCTTGCGTCAATTCCATACTTCTTGGCTAGTCATAAG ATAACCGAAGCCATTGATTACCTATGCAAGCACAAGTTCTTCCGCGAGGCGTGGGCCATCTGCAAACTACGCAAAGACAGTGACGATCCAATTCGCGCACAGGTGTCCACCGAGTGGGCACAGTATTTGGAAACTGTCGGTAACCTTGAGGGAGCTGCCCTCGT TTGGACTGCGGCAAAACAATACAAAAACGCTATTGCAGCTCTATCCAAGCGAAAGGAAATAACCGAACATATGCAACGTGCCATAGATGAACTGAACGCGAAGCTACAAGAAGCTGCTGAGTGA